One window from the genome of Aphelocoma coerulescens isolate FSJ_1873_10779 chromosome 19, UR_Acoe_1.0, whole genome shotgun sequence encodes:
- the GOSR1 gene encoding Golgi SNAP receptor complex member 1 isoform X3, whose amino-acid sequence MAAGSSNYWEDLRKQARQLENELDLKLVSFSKLCTSYSSTRDGRRDRYSSDTTPLLNGSSQDRMFETMAVEIEQLLGRLTGINDKMAEYTNSAGVPSLNAALMHTLQRHRDILQDYTHEFHKTKANFLAIRERENLLGSVRKDIESYKSGSGVNNRRTELFLKEHEHLRKFLWISVELQCWIKTRELLLPPFPSPPVAGEDPQMPGQELLQLTHNSPLHLLHLLLETEDAGKNS is encoded by the exons ATGGCGGCGGGGAGCAGCAACTACTGGGAAG ATCTCAGGAAGCAGGCGAGGCAGCTGGAGAACGAGCTGGACCTGAAGCTGGTCTCCTTCAGCAAACTCTGCACCAGCTACAGCAGCACCCGAGACGGAAGGCGCGACAGGTATAG CTCTGACACAACTCCTCTACTAAATGGATCAAGCCAGGACAGAATGTTTGAGACCATGGCTGTGGAGATTGAGCAACTTCTGGGAAGG CTGACTGGGATAAATGACAAGATGGCAGAGTACACCAACAGTGCGGGCGTGCCGTCGCTGAACGCGGCGCTGATGCACACGCTGCAGCGCCACAGGGACATCCTGCAG GATTACACACATGAATTccacaaaaccaaagcaaacttcTTGGCAATACGAGAAAGGGAGAATCTGTTGGGATCAGTACGGAAAGATATCGA ATCATATAAAAGCGGGTCTGGCGTGAACAACAGAAGAACAGAACTGTTCCTGAAGGAGCACGAACACCTTCGGAA GTTCCTGTGGATTTCAGTGGAACTTCAGTGTTGGATTAAGACCAGAGAACTGTTGTTGCCTCCCTTCCCATCACCTCCAGTTGCAGGGGAGGACCCACAGATGCCTgggcaggaactgctccagctgACACACAATTCACCACTacatcttcttcatcttctcttGGAAACAGAGGATGCAGGAAAAAACAGCTAA